One window from the genome of Gimesia aquarii encodes:
- a CDS encoding Rieske (2Fe-2S) protein, with product MPDFEEIASTDEFGSLDRLEVFVDDVPVLLIRLNDQYLAIEDVCTHDGQPLTAGCIENGEIVCPRHGARFDLLTGKALCMPATKPIQTFEIEVRDSKIFARPRD from the coding sequence ATGCCTGATTTTGAAGAAATTGCATCCACCGATGAATTCGGTTCTCTTGATCGGTTGGAGGTATTTGTAGATGATGTACCTGTACTGCTTATTCGCTTAAATGATCAGTACTTAGCAATAGAAGATGTGTGTACCCATGACGGTCAGCCTTTAACTGCTGGTTGTATTGAGAATGGGGAAATTGTTTGTCCCCGTCACGGTGCTCGCTTTGATTTACTTACAGGGAAAGCTCTCTGTATGCCTGCCACCAAGCCGATTCAGACTTTTGAGATCGAAGTAAGAGATTCAAAAATCTTTGCACGTCCTAGAGATTAA
- a CDS encoding metal-sulfur cluster assembly factor, which produces MSDEISNVSEGNSEEGQLPVFSAVKGVGGEDALVDALKQVIDPELNINIVDLGLVYEIQRAEENSSKVSVCMTLTSPACPAGPQIIQQAKMALERLDDVDEVSIQLTMTPPWSPDLMTDDARDELGIF; this is translated from the coding sequence ATGTCAGATGAAATAAGCAATGTCTCTGAGGGAAATAGTGAAGAAGGACAATTACCAGTATTTTCTGCGGTGAAGGGTGTCGGAGGGGAAGATGCATTAGTTGATGCCCTGAAGCAGGTAATTGATCCCGAGCTCAACATCAATATCGTTGATTTGGGGTTGGTTTATGAAATTCAGAGAGCAGAAGAAAACAGTTCGAAAGTCTCTGTTTGTATGACATTAACGAGCCCTGCCTGTCCAGCCGGTCCTCAAATTATTCAACAGGCGAAAATGGCGTTAGAGCGTCTCGATGATGTAGACGAGGTGAGCATTCAACTAACCATGACACCTCCTTGGTCACCGGATTTAATGACAGATGATGCGCGCGATGAATTGGGGATTTTTTAA